Part of the Bacillota bacterium genome is shown below.
ATGATGCGGGCTATGGATGAGGTGGGCCGGCGTTTTGAGCGGGGAGAAGCTTTCATCCCTGAATTGTTGGTTGCAGCACGTGCGTTGCGTTGCTCTCTGGAGCTGCTGGCGAGCGATAAAGGCGGCTCGGCAATTGATACGGCTGGCCGGGTCGTCATCGGTACTGTCAAGGGCGACCTCCACGATATCGGAAAGAACTTCGTAGCGATGATGTTGCAAGGAGCCGGTTTCAGCGTTACCGATCTCGGGGTCGACGTGCCACCTGAGCGGTTTGTTCAAAGTGTGAGAGAGCACAAACCAGACCTCTTGGGCCTGTCGGCGCTTCTGACAACTACAATGCTCAACATGCGGGCCACCATTCGGGGTCTAGAGGAGGCAGGGCTCAGGGGATCCGTTAAGGTGATGATCGGCGGAGCTCCGGTGACAGAGAAATTCGCACGGGAAATCGGGGCTGACGGGTATGCAGAAAACGCCTTTGCAGCGGTGGGCTTGGCCAAGCGACTGTTAGGGCGAGGGTGATGCTGTTCACTGATGTCGG
Proteins encoded:
- a CDS encoding corrinoid protein, whose protein sequence is MDLAEQLKAAIMEGAAERARELTKRALEAGVRCEILNGWMMRAMDEVGRRFERGEAFIPELLVAARALRCSLELLASDKGGSAIDTAGRVVIGTVKGDLHDIGKNFVAMMLQGAGFSVTDLGVDVPPERFVQSVREHKPDLLGLSALLTTTMLNMRATIRGLEEAGLRGSVKVMIGGAPVTEKFAREIGADGYAENAFAAVGLAKRLLGRG